One genomic region from Ralstonia pickettii DTP0602 encodes:
- a CDS encoding polyketide cyclase: MLWVLIVAVVIVAALFVPLPWADRTRIHNEVVIARPPAEVFAYVSTPQNWPKWHPSSLGVSGATDHSLAPGERVTETFVVAGRSGVVVWTVTKSQPPRTWSIDGEVEGRKAGTVTYTLTPAMTPSLTPSAESTRFEREFTYRSPTLLFALLNRVLLRARIQAESTEAVNRLKARLEAPRSP; the protein is encoded by the coding sequence TTGCTCTGGGTACTGATTGTCGCGGTGGTCATCGTGGCGGCGCTGTTCGTGCCGCTGCCCTGGGCTGACCGCACCCGCATCCACAATGAAGTGGTGATTGCCCGGCCCCCGGCCGAGGTATTTGCCTACGTCTCCACCCCACAGAACTGGCCGAAGTGGCATCCGTCGTCGCTGGGCGTGTCCGGCGCGACCGACCATTCACTGGCGCCCGGCGAACGCGTCACCGAGACCTTCGTGGTCGCCGGGCGCAGCGGCGTGGTGGTCTGGACCGTCACCAAAAGCCAGCCGCCGCGCACCTGGTCGATCGATGGCGAGGTCGAGGGCCGCAAGGCCGGCACCGTGACCTACACGCTCACGCCCGCCATGACGCCGTCGCTGACGCCCTCGGCGGAAAGCACGCGTTTCGAACGCGAATTCACCTACCGGTCGCCTACGCTGCTCTTTGCGCTGCTCAACCGCGTGCTGCTGCGCGCGCGCATCCAGGCCGAATCGACCGAGGCCGTCAACCGGCTCAAGGCCAGGCTGGAGGCGCCGCGGTCGCCATAA
- a CDS encoding phosphatidylethanolamine-binding protein (K06910: K06910): MSAEAIMSFLLQSSAFAAGGEIPAQHTCEGADISPPLAWSGLPPGTASLALIVDDPDAPDPAAPKMTWVHWVLYNLPPHAEALPADIAKAGLPAGTREGLNDWHRTGYGGPCPPIGRHRYFFKLYALDAELPDLGTPDKAAVERAMQRHVLASAELIGTYQKLQR, translated from the coding sequence GTGTCCGCCGAGGCCATCATGTCGTTCCTATTGCAATCCAGCGCATTTGCCGCGGGCGGCGAGATTCCCGCGCAGCACACCTGTGAAGGCGCCGACATCTCCCCGCCGCTTGCCTGGTCCGGCCTGCCGCCCGGCACCGCCAGCCTGGCGCTGATCGTCGACGATCCCGATGCGCCGGACCCCGCCGCGCCCAAGATGACCTGGGTCCACTGGGTGCTCTACAACCTGCCGCCCCATGCGGAAGCGCTGCCTGCCGACATTGCCAAGGCCGGCTTGCCCGCCGGCACGCGCGAAGGGTTGAACGACTGGCACCGCACCGGTTACGGCGGGCCATGCCCGCCGATCGGGCGGCACCGCTATTTCTTCAAGCTGTATGCGCTGGATGCGGAACTGCCCGATCTCGGCACGCCCGACAAGGCTGCGGTGGAGCGCGCGATGCAGCGCCATGTGCTGGCCAGCGCCGAGCTGATCGGGACTTACCAGAAGCTGCAGCGCTAG
- a CDS encoding membrane protein, with the protein MAKQGALGLKGIALIEAAKGLLVIVAGLGLAALIHRDAQALAEAIIQRLHVNPASRYPTIFLSLLEHPDNARLWAIGGSAAVYALMRFAEAYGLWRGLAWGNWLGVWSGGIYIPLELYEAFVHPSWLHGGVAAANLLVVLYLARGLLARRGAAG; encoded by the coding sequence ATGGCAAAACAGGGCGCACTGGGCCTGAAGGGCATTGCATTGATCGAAGCCGCCAAGGGCTTGCTGGTGATCGTGGCCGGCCTGGGCCTGGCCGCGCTGATCCACCGCGACGCCCAGGCGCTGGCCGAGGCCATCATCCAGCGCCTGCACGTCAACCCCGCCAGCCGCTATCCCACCATCTTCCTGTCGCTGCTGGAGCATCCCGATAACGCGCGCCTGTGGGCCATCGGCGGCTCGGCGGCGGTCTATGCGCTGATGCGCTTTGCCGAAGCCTACGGGCTGTGGCGCGGGCTGGCGTGGGGAAACTGGCTGGGGGTGTGGTCGGGCGGCATCTATATCCCGCTGGAGCTGTACGAGGCCTTTGTCCATCCGAGCTGGCTGCATGGCGGTGTGGCGGCGGCCAACCTGCTGGTGGTGCTGTACCTGGCGCGCGGGCTGCTGGCGCGTCGTGGGGCGGCGGGCTAG
- a CDS encoding hypothetical protein (K07004: K07004) produces the protein MTRFPINADEPVTFSYAPPAGAPTVPAYYAPDAWRSSDHDPLLVDLALGASPDR, from the coding sequence TTGACGCGCTTTCCGATCAACGCCGACGAGCCCGTGACCTTCTCCTATGCGCCCCCGGCGGGTGCACCCACGGTGCCGGCCTACTACGCGCCGGATGCCTGGCGCTCGTCCGACCACGACCCGTTGCTGGTCGACCTGGCGCTGGGCGCGTCGCCTGACCGCTAG
- a CDS encoding transposase (K07491: K07491; putative transposase) translates to MSHCCSPDRISSNLKAWRRCIGPLYSWPMSTNRDIRHGRHCVFLLHVHLVFVTKYRRDVFTKEILDDMRDIFASVCQNFESELVEFDGEDDHVHLLVNYPPKVSVSSLVNSLKGVSSRMIRQKRYPSIRKKLWGGALWSPSYFAGSCGGAPIEIVRQYIEQQKTPH, encoded by the coding sequence ATGTCGCACTGCTGTTCACCGGATCGCATCAGTTCGAACTTGAAGGCTTGGAGGCGCTGCATCGGTCCATTGTACAGTTGGCCTATGAGCACGAACAGAGACATCCGACACGGTCGCCATTGCGTTTTTCTATTGCATGTGCATTTGGTCTTCGTGACCAAATATCGGCGCGACGTGTTCACAAAGGAAATCTTGGACGACATGCGCGACATCTTCGCCAGCGTGTGTCAAAACTTCGAATCCGAGCTGGTCGAGTTCGATGGCGAGGACGACCATGTACACCTGCTGGTGAACTATCCTCCCAAAGTCTCCGTATCGTCGCTGGTGAACAGCCTCAAGGGCGTGTCCAGTCGCATGATCCGGCAAAAACGGTATCCCAGTATCCGCAAGAAGCTGTGGGGCGGTGCGCTATGGTCACCGTCCTATTTCGCCGGAAGCTGCGGCGGCGCACCCATAGAGATAGTGCGCCAGTACATCGAGCAACAGAAAACGCCACACTAA
- a CDS encoding antibiotic biosynthesis monooxygenase (K07145: K07145): MIKEIAQLTIKPGMDKQFEQGVSQATPLFLRSRGCHGVQLFRSIEQPEQYTLVVEWETVDDHMVHFRESPEFQQWRALVGETFAAPPNVHHVAKVQ; encoded by the coding sequence ATGATCAAGGAAATCGCACAACTCACCATCAAGCCCGGCATGGACAAGCAATTCGAGCAGGGCGTGAGCCAGGCCACGCCGCTGTTCCTGCGCTCGCGCGGCTGCCACGGCGTGCAGCTGTTCCGCTCGATCGAACAGCCGGAACAATACACGCTGGTGGTCGAGTGGGAGACGGTGGACGACCATATGGTCCACTTCCGCGAATCGCCCGAGTTCCAGCAGTGGCGCGCCCTGGTGGGCGAAACCTTCGCCGCGCCGCCCAATGTGCACCATGTCGCCAAGGTCCAGTAA
- a CDS encoding CDP-diacylglycerol--serine O-phosphatidyltransferase (K17103: CHO1, pssA; CDP-diacylglycerol---serine O-phosphatidyltransferase [EC:2.7.8.8]), whose protein sequence is MNTRPERPRHFSMLRELQLADVFTLGNAACGMGSVFFAMFYVADQRLAHFFTAAALAPLAFIFDVLDGRIARWRHAHSALGRELDSLADVISFGVGPATLAFAAGMRGGWDLAVLIYFVCCGVSRLARFNVTAESLAAGSDSGKVAYFEGTPIPTSVLLTAVLAWCAWVGRLGGDLPGGAWQLGPAVLHPLVLLFALSGTLMVSKTLRIPKF, encoded by the coding sequence ATGAACACGCGGCCGGAGCGCCCCCGCCATTTTTCGATGCTGCGCGAGCTGCAGCTCGCCGATGTCTTTACGCTGGGCAACGCGGCGTGCGGCATGGGGTCGGTGTTCTTCGCCATGTTCTACGTCGCCGACCAGCGGCTGGCGCATTTCTTCACGGCCGCGGCGCTGGCGCCGCTGGCCTTTATCTTCGACGTGCTGGACGGCCGCATCGCGCGCTGGCGCCATGCGCATTCCGCGCTGGGGCGTGAGCTGGACTCGCTTGCCGACGTGATCTCCTTCGGCGTCGGGCCCGCCACGCTGGCCTTTGCCGCCGGCATGCGCGGCGGCTGGGACCTGGCCGTGCTGATCTACTTTGTCTGCTGCGGCGTAAGCCGGCTGGCGCGCTTCAACGTCACCGCCGAGTCGCTGGCCGCGGGCAGCGACAGCGGCAAGGTGGCGTACTTCGAAGGCACGCCGATCCCGACCAGCGTGCTGCTGACCGCCGTGCTGGCCTGGTGCGCGTGGGTGGGGCGCCTCGGCGGCGACCTGCCGGGCGGCGCCTGGCAGCTGGGGCCTGCGGTGCTGCATCCGCTGGTGCTGCTGTTCGCGCTGTCGGGCACGCTGATGGTCAGCAAGACGCTGCGCATCCCGAAGTTCTGA
- a CDS encoding MFS transporter codes for MFAQALSSRLDRRGIHYAWLVAALTFLVMLTTSAALGLPGAFLTPLTREMGWNTDQISSILAFRFALFGLMAPFSAILMERFGVRNVVCAALALIAGGMALATVSTELWQLFIAWGLMLGVGSGMTALVLAAVVANRWFSARRGLVIGILTASAATGQLAFLPVAAWLIEHMGWRVAVIPVLVACAALALLVLGLMRNRPADVGLAAFGEVPAAAPVPSTPAPVPPFTLRGPFTVLRDAARTQTFWILAGTFFICGLSTNGLIQTHFIALCGDFGMGPVPAASALAMMGAFDFIGTILSGWLSDRYDSRKLLFWYYGLRGLSLFWLPHSTFTLYGLSVFAMFYGLDWIATVPPTVKLAATAFGRERAPMVFGWIFAAHQIGAAVAAFGAGMSRTLLLTYTPALYAAGAACMVAALLALMVSRSRAAAATEPARA; via the coding sequence ATGTTTGCGCAAGCCCTCTCCAGCCGGCTCGACCGGCGCGGCATCCACTACGCGTGGCTGGTCGCCGCCCTCACCTTCCTGGTGATGCTCACCACCTCGGCCGCGCTCGGCCTGCCCGGTGCCTTCCTCACGCCGCTGACCAGGGAGATGGGCTGGAACACGGACCAGATCTCGTCGATCCTGGCCTTCCGCTTCGCGCTCTTCGGGCTGATGGCACCGTTCTCGGCCATCCTGATGGAGCGTTTCGGCGTACGCAACGTGGTCTGCGCCGCGCTCGCGCTGATCGCCGGCGGCATGGCGCTGGCGACGGTATCGACCGAACTGTGGCAGCTCTTCATCGCCTGGGGCCTGATGCTTGGCGTCGGCTCCGGGATGACCGCGCTGGTGCTGGCCGCCGTGGTGGCCAACCGCTGGTTCAGCGCGCGGCGCGGGCTGGTGATCGGCATCCTGACGGCCAGTGCGGCCACGGGGCAGCTGGCGTTCCTGCCGGTGGCGGCCTGGCTGATCGAGCATATGGGCTGGCGCGTGGCCGTGATCCCGGTGCTGGTTGCCTGCGCGGCGCTGGCGCTGCTGGTGCTCGGCCTGATGCGAAACCGGCCGGCCGACGTCGGCCTGGCTGCGTTTGGCGAAGTCCCGGCCGCTGCACCCGTGCCGTCCACCCCCGCGCCCGTCCCGCCCTTCACCCTGCGCGGGCCCTTCACAGTGCTGCGCGACGCCGCCCGCACCCAGACTTTCTGGATCCTGGCCGGCACCTTCTTTATCTGCGGCCTGAGCACAAACGGGCTGATCCAGACCCACTTCATCGCGCTGTGCGGCGACTTCGGCATGGGCCCAGTGCCCGCCGCCTCCGCGCTGGCGATGATGGGCGCGTTCGACTTCATCGGCACCATCCTGTCGGGTTGGCTGTCCGACCGCTACGACAGCCGCAAGCTGCTGTTCTGGTACTACGGGCTGCGCGGCCTGTCGCTGTTCTGGCTGCCGCATTCGACCTTCACGCTGTATGGCCTGTCGGTGTTTGCGATGTTCTACGGGCTGGACTGGATCGCCACCGTGCCGCCCACGGTCAAGCTCGCGGCAACGGCCTTCGGACGCGAACGCGCGCCGATGGTGTTCGGCTGGATCTTCGCGGCCCACCAGATCGGCGCGGCCGTGGCGGCGTTTGGTGCGGGCATGAGCCGCACGCTGCTGCTGACCTACACGCCGGCGCTGTATGCCGCGGGTGCGGCCTGCATGGTGGCGGCGCTGCTGGCGCTCATGGTCAGCCGCTCCAGGGCGGCTGCCGCGACGGAGCCGGCCCGCGCGTGA
- a CDS encoding TetR family transcriptional regulator (K16137: nemR; TetR/AcrR family transcriptional regulator, transcriptional repressor for nem operon), translating to MARASREQVERNREAIEQASSRLFRERGLNGVSVAELMAGAGLTHGGFYGHFSSKDELAAQACRRAFEESNTRWARRIDSAGDDRKAMLASLIEPYLSAAHRTHPGVGCAAAALAVDVAREPGDKPVRQAYLEGFKEMAGSMAKTVESDDPQVRHEEALVRMAVLIGALTLARATDGDPVSDEMLKVVRTRLLGSTA from the coding sequence ATGGCACGCGCATCACGCGAGCAAGTCGAAAGGAACCGCGAAGCGATCGAACAGGCATCGTCGCGGCTGTTCCGCGAACGCGGTCTGAACGGCGTCAGCGTGGCCGAACTGATGGCAGGCGCGGGACTTACGCATGGCGGCTTCTATGGCCATTTCTCGTCCAAGGATGAGCTGGCGGCACAGGCATGCCGGCGTGCCTTCGAAGAATCGAACACGCGCTGGGCACGCCGCATCGACAGCGCCGGCGACGACCGCAAGGCCATGCTCGCCAGCCTGATTGAGCCCTATTTGAGTGCCGCACATCGCACCCACCCCGGCGTCGGTTGCGCCGCCGCGGCACTGGCCGTGGATGTCGCGCGCGAACCGGGCGACAAGCCCGTGCGCCAGGCCTACCTGGAAGGCTTCAAGGAGATGGCGGGGAGCATGGCAAAGACCGTGGAATCGGATGACCCGCAAGTGCGCCACGAAGAAGCGCTGGTGCGCATGGCGGTGCTGATCGGCGCCCTCACGCTGGCTCGCGCCACGGATGGCGATCCCGTCTCCGATGAAATGCTGAAGGTGGTACGAACGCGCCTGTTGGGCAGTACCGCCTAG
- a CDS encoding short-chain dehydrogenase → MQNLFDLGGRVAVITGSTRGMGLEMARALGAAGATVVVSGRDGDAARAVAGQLEAEGIRATGIACDIADVDSVRAFAEQALAAYGRVDALVLNAAASGAPGSLLSQGPEVFDAAMAGNVRGNLVLVNALAPQMLARGDGSITFMSSIAARRGSAYLGMYSITKAATDQAVRSLALELGPSGINVNAINPGPVRTEFSREALWGDPEREARLAASIPMRRIGEARDVAGLAVLLSSPAGRFINGQSIGVDGGLSVQ, encoded by the coding sequence ATGCAGAATCTTTTTGACCTTGGCGGCCGTGTCGCCGTTATCACCGGCTCCACCCGCGGCATGGGCCTGGAAATGGCCCGCGCCCTCGGCGCGGCCGGCGCCACCGTGGTGGTGTCCGGGCGCGACGGCGACGCCGCGAGAGCCGTGGCCGGCCAGCTGGAAGCGGAGGGCATTCGCGCCACCGGCATCGCCTGCGATATCGCCGACGTGGACAGCGTGCGCGCGTTCGCGGAGCAGGCGCTGGCCGCTTACGGGCGTGTCGATGCGCTGGTGCTGAATGCCGCCGCCAGCGGCGCGCCCGGATCGTTGCTGAGCCAGGGGCCAGAGGTGTTCGATGCCGCGATGGCGGGCAACGTGCGCGGCAACCTCGTGCTGGTGAACGCGCTGGCGCCGCAGATGCTTGCGCGCGGCGATGGCTCGATCACGTTCATGTCCAGCATCGCGGCCAGGCGCGGGTCGGCTTACCTCGGCATGTACAGCATCACCAAGGCCGCCACCGACCAGGCCGTGCGCAGCCTGGCGCTGGAGCTGGGGCCGTCGGGCATCAATGTGAACGCGATCAACCCGGGACCGGTGCGTACCGAGTTCTCGCGCGAAGCGCTGTGGGGCGACCCTGAGCGCGAGGCGCGGCTGGCTGCCAGCATTCCGATGCGCCGGATCGGCGAAGCCAGGGATGTGGCGGGGCTGGCGGTGCTGCTGTCGTCGCCTGCCGGCCGTTTTATCAACGGGCAGAGCATTGGCGTGGACGGCGGGTTGTCGGTGCAGTAA
- a CDS encoding AraC family transcriptional regulator encodes MLCVGIVLYPGFQVMNLAVTTVFEFANITAGSKTYEVVLLSEHGGPVTSSAGFSVATEPFGRRRFDTVLVVGDNEMIETPDAVIAFLRRAARTSRRMASTCTGAFNLAQAGLLDGRRATTHWFFAARFRQEYPNVKLEEDRIFIVDGPVWTSAGMTACIDLALALVEKDLGPDCARQVARKLVVYHRRAGGQSQFSALLEMQPRSDRIQTALDYAKRHLQTELSVEQLAGAANLSARQFSRAFRAETGQSPAKAVEHLRLEAARLMLESGRHPVDVIARETGFGDRERMRRAFLRAYGQPPQMIRRASRAGEVAA; translated from the coding sequence ATGCTTTGCGTCGGAATCGTCCTTTATCCCGGCTTCCAGGTGATGAACCTGGCGGTGACGACCGTGTTCGAGTTCGCCAATATCACGGCGGGCAGCAAGACCTATGAGGTGGTGCTGTTGTCCGAGCACGGCGGGCCCGTGACCAGTTCGGCGGGGTTCTCCGTGGCCACCGAGCCATTCGGGCGGCGCCGTTTCGACACGGTGCTGGTCGTGGGCGACAACGAGATGATCGAAACGCCGGACGCCGTGATCGCGTTCCTGCGGCGCGCGGCGCGCACATCCAGGCGCATGGCTTCGACCTGTACAGGCGCGTTCAACCTCGCGCAAGCGGGACTGCTCGATGGCAGGCGCGCCACTACGCACTGGTTTTTCGCCGCGCGCTTCCGGCAGGAGTACCCGAACGTCAAGCTGGAAGAGGACCGCATCTTTATCGTCGACGGGCCGGTGTGGACGTCGGCCGGGATGACGGCGTGCATCGACCTGGCGCTTGCACTGGTCGAGAAAGACCTCGGCCCCGACTGCGCACGCCAGGTGGCGCGCAAACTGGTGGTGTATCACCGCCGCGCGGGCGGCCAATCGCAGTTCTCGGCCCTGCTGGAAATGCAGCCGCGCTCCGACCGCATCCAGACCGCGCTGGACTATGCCAAGCGGCACCTGCAGACCGAGTTGTCGGTCGAGCAACTGGCAGGCGCGGCCAATCTCAGCGCGCGGCAGTTCAGCCGCGCTTTCCGTGCGGAGACCGGGCAGTCGCCGGCCAAGGCAGTCGAGCACCTGCGGCTGGAAGCGGCGCGGCTGATGCTGGAATCGGGCCGGCACCCGGTCGATGTGATCGCCCGCGAAACCGGCTTTGGCGACCGGGAGCGCATGCGGCGCGCGTTCCTGCGCGCCTATGGGCAGCCGCCGCAGATGATCCGGCGCGCGTCGCGCGCCGGCGAAGTGGCGGCCTGA
- a CDS encoding AraC family transcriptional regulator (K07124: K07124), whose translation MHDTTHKGTALITGASSGIGAIYAQRLARRGYDLILVARNRERLDTLANDLSDATGRAVEVVQADLGKSSDVRRVEDILRTDASITMLVNNAGVGGAGPLLASEPDKMEAMIGLNVTALTRLTYAIAPKFVERGNGTIINIASIVAVAPEVLNGVYGGTKAFVLAFSQSLHHELADKGVRIQAVLPGATRTEFWDVAGHAVDNLPQEIVMDADDLVDAALAGLDQGELATIPSLPDLADWQAFESARLALAPKLSRSKPADRYGVGAGTRAA comes from the coding sequence ATGCATGACACGACACACAAGGGCACGGCCCTGATCACCGGCGCTTCCTCTGGCATCGGCGCCATCTACGCCCAGCGCCTGGCGCGCCGCGGCTACGACCTGATCCTGGTCGCGCGCAACCGCGAACGGCTCGACACGCTCGCCAATGACCTGAGCGACGCCACCGGGCGTGCCGTCGAAGTGGTCCAGGCCGATCTCGGCAAGTCGTCCGACGTGCGCCGCGTGGAAGACATCCTGCGCACCGACGCGAGCATCACCATGCTGGTCAACAACGCGGGCGTGGGCGGGGCAGGGCCTCTGCTCGCCTCCGAGCCGGACAAGATGGAAGCGATGATCGGCCTGAACGTCACCGCACTGACGCGCCTGACCTACGCGATCGCGCCGAAATTCGTCGAGCGCGGTAACGGCACCATCATCAACATCGCATCGATCGTGGCGGTGGCCCCGGAAGTGCTCAATGGCGTCTATGGCGGCACCAAGGCCTTTGTGCTGGCATTCAGCCAGTCGCTGCACCATGAACTGGCCGACAAGGGCGTGCGGATCCAGGCGGTCTTGCCGGGTGCGACGCGCACCGAGTTCTGGGACGTGGCAGGGCATGCGGTCGACAACCTGCCGCAGGAAATCGTGATGGACGCCGACGACCTCGTCGACGCCGCACTCGCCGGCCTCGACCAGGGGGAACTGGCCACGATTCCATCGCTGCCTGACCTGGCGGACTGGCAGGCCTTCGAATCGGCACGTCTTGCGCTGGCGCCCAAGCTGTCGCGCAGCAAGCCGGCCGATCGCTACGGGGTGGGGGCGGGCACACGGGCGGCCTGA
- a CDS encoding MFS transporter (K08169: yebQ; MFS transporter, DHA2 family, multidrug resistance protein) — protein MPNTAPLQSASVAGADTAMTSRERRGMAAMLIAVALATLDTAIANTALPSIAADLQATPAASVWVINAYQLAMVSTLLPFAALGGVVGHRRIYLGGVMLFIAASVICALAWSLPTLAAARVLQGIGAAAIMSVNTALISAIFPMHRLGRGLGLNALVVGVSFAVGPTVASVILSFGTWPWLFAVNLPIGLLALAMARGSLPQTPRSTHGFDRVTAVLNVIAFAALIFALGEGAQRAPLHESLAAAGIFVVAFGLLLWRERGHPAPMLPVDLFKRPMFALSTLTAVCSFAAQGLAFVSLPFYFQHVLGRGQVETGFLLTPWSVVVALIAPIAGRLSDRYPPGLLGGVGLAVMSAGMVSLALLPANPSALDIGIRMCICGAGFGFFQSPNLKALMSSAPRERSGGASGVIATARLLGQATGAALVALCFGIGGAHGPGMALALGAGFAGVGAVASWLRLAMADPRD, from the coding sequence GTGCCCAATACAGCGCCCCTCCAGTCCGCGTCCGTCGCCGGCGCGGACACCGCCATGACCTCGCGCGAGCGCCGCGGCATGGCCGCCATGCTCATCGCCGTCGCGCTCGCCACCCTCGATACCGCCATCGCCAATACGGCGTTGCCATCGATCGCGGCCGACCTGCAGGCCACGCCGGCGGCGTCCGTGTGGGTGATCAATGCTTACCAGCTGGCGATGGTGTCGACGCTGCTGCCGTTCGCGGCACTGGGAGGCGTCGTCGGTCATCGGCGCATCTACCTCGGCGGGGTGATGCTGTTTATCGCCGCCTCGGTCATATGCGCGCTGGCGTGGTCGTTGCCGACGCTGGCGGCGGCGCGGGTGCTGCAGGGCATCGGCGCCGCGGCGATCATGAGCGTCAACACGGCATTGATCAGCGCGATCTTCCCGATGCACCGGCTCGGGCGCGGGCTTGGGTTGAATGCGCTGGTGGTAGGCGTCTCGTTCGCGGTGGGCCCGACCGTGGCGTCGGTGATCCTGTCGTTCGGCACGTGGCCGTGGCTGTTCGCCGTCAACCTGCCGATCGGCCTGCTGGCGCTGGCGATGGCGCGCGGCTCGCTGCCGCAGACACCGCGCAGCACGCATGGCTTCGATCGCGTGACCGCGGTGCTTAACGTGATTGCCTTTGCGGCGCTGATCTTTGCGTTGGGCGAGGGTGCGCAGCGAGCGCCGCTGCACGAGTCGCTGGCGGCGGCGGGCATTTTTGTGGTCGCGTTCGGGCTGCTGTTGTGGCGTGAGCGTGGGCACCCTGCGCCGATGCTGCCGGTGGACCTGTTCAAGCGGCCGATGTTTGCGCTGTCCACGCTGACCGCGGTGTGCTCGTTTGCCGCGCAGGGGCTGGCCTTTGTGTCGCTGCCGTTTTATTTCCAGCATGTGCTCGGGCGCGGGCAGGTTGAGACCGGCTTCCTGCTGACGCCATGGTCGGTGGTGGTGGCGCTGATCGCGCCTATCGCCGGGAGGCTGTCGGATCGCTATCCGCCTGGGTTGCTTGGGGGTGTCGGGCTGGCGGTGATGAGTGCCGGGATGGTGTCGCTGGCCTTGCTGCCGGCCAATCCCAGTGCGCTGGATATCGGCATCCGCATGTGCATTTGCGGGGCCGGCTTTGGTTTCTTCCAGTCGCCCAATCTCAAGGCGCTGATGTCCAGCGCGCCGCGGGAGCGCAGTGGTGGTGCCAGTGGGGTGATTGCTACGGCGCGGTTGTTGGGGCAGGCGACGGGGGCGGCGTTGGTGGCGCTTTGTTTTGGCATTGGCGGGGCGCATGGGCCGGGGATGGCGCTGGCGCTGGGGGCGGGGTTTGCTGGGGTGGGAGCGGTGGCTAGCTGGTTGCGGTTGGCGATGGCGGATCCGAGGGACTAG
- a CDS encoding hypothetical protein (K16137: nemR; TetR/AcrR family transcriptional regulator, transcriptional repressor for nem operon), whose translation MARPRKFNEQAALTAALDAFWARGYEATSTRDLTSAMGMTQPSLYNAFGDKRSLFLLALDGYLDGTVRERIARLQASLPPAAAITAYFAESIERSLADPLHRGCLLVNTALEVTPDDPDLQQKVADAFTEIRDYFRRQFAAAQQAGEVDSRLSAEDVSAQLLAVLLGVRVLARAAPQRELLAGAVRPTLALLGLPPLSAGTG comes from the coding sequence ATGGCCCGCCCCCGCAAATTCAACGAACAGGCCGCCCTGACCGCCGCCCTGGACGCCTTCTGGGCGCGCGGCTACGAAGCCACTTCCACCCGCGACCTGACCAGCGCAATGGGCATGACGCAGCCCAGCCTGTACAACGCCTTCGGCGACAAACGCTCGCTGTTCCTGCTGGCACTGGATGGTTATCTCGACGGCACGGTGCGTGAGCGCATCGCGCGGCTGCAAGCCTCGCTGCCGCCCGCCGCCGCGATCACTGCCTACTTTGCCGAGAGTATCGAACGTTCGCTGGCCGACCCGCTGCACCGCGGCTGCCTGCTGGTGAACACGGCACTCGAAGTCACGCCGGACGACCCTGACCTGCAGCAGAAGGTGGCGGATGCCTTCACGGAAATCCGCGACTACTTCCGCCGCCAGTTTGCCGCCGCGCAACAGGCTGGTGAAGTCGATTCCCGCCTGTCGGCGGAAGACGTTTCCGCGCAATTGCTGGCCGTACTGCTCGGCGTGCGCGTGCTGGCACGTGCTGCCCCACAGCGCGAACTGCTGGCGGGCGCGGTGCGACCGACGCTGGCTTTGCTGGGGTTGCCGCCGCTGAGCGCTGGCACCGGCTGA